In the genome of Buchnera aphidicola (Artemisaphis artemisicola), one region contains:
- the nuoL gene encoding NADH-quinone oxidoreductase subunit L produces the protein MNIIFFIILSPLISFLFLSFKQGFISNKSTAKIGIFSIFLSFFITCYYGLIIIKDTNKIFIEKLWNWLSINELKIDFALFLDGLSLSMLFVITGVGLLIHIFSSWYMKDKEGYSRFFAYTNLFIASMSILVLADNFLFMYLGWEGVSVCSYLLIGFYYTEHKNNFSALKAFILTRISDVFLIIGIFLIYQKYGTLNFQEIKFLSSFFNIENLHQTNIITLFLFIGVIGKSAQLPLHTWLSDAMVGPTPVSALIHAATMVTAGVYLIARTYFLFLLTPDILYLIGFIGTLTILISSITALFQYDIKRILAYSTMSQIGYMFLALGVKAWSAAIIHLIAHAIFKALLFLSAGSLITSCKNEKNIFKMGGLRKELPFLYINFIVGGGSLVSFPLITSGFYSKGSILFSVLENGYNNLFFVALFCSFLTALYTFRMIFVIFHGNNTYRVASSNTYAHNVPLLILLIFSTVLGSYISPPLLNVFPVSNLLNHDKFIFEIVCSILSISGIYLSYYFWIKKLYCINQIFKYKFMQNIYYFIFKGFGFDSFYNIFFVNFYLYICKIVSHDPINKIINYLSKITRILNLFLLRTSNGYVRWYIASMILGITSIFILILFFNVI, from the coding sequence ATGAATATTATTTTTTTTATAATTTTATCTCCTTTAATAAGTTTTTTATTTTTATCTTTTAAACAAGGTTTCATTTCAAATAAAAGCACTGCAAAGATAGGTATTTTTTCAATATTTTTATCGTTTTTTATAACTTGTTATTATGGTTTAATTATTATCAAAGATACCAATAAAATTTTTATTGAAAAATTATGGAATTGGTTATCTATTAATGAATTGAAAATTGATTTTGCTTTATTTTTAGATGGATTATCTTTAAGTATGTTATTTGTAATAACTGGAGTAGGGTTGCTAATACATATTTTTTCTTCTTGGTATATGAAGGATAAAGAAGGTTATTCACGTTTTTTTGCGTATACTAATTTATTTATAGCAAGTATGTCAATATTAGTATTAGCTGATAATTTTTTATTTATGTATTTAGGATGGGAAGGAGTAAGTGTATGTTCTTATTTGCTTATTGGTTTTTATTATACTGAACATAAGAATAATTTTTCAGCTTTAAAAGCTTTTATTTTAACTAGAATTTCTGATGTATTTTTAATAATTGGAATATTTTTAATATATCAAAAATATGGCACTCTGAATTTTCAAGAAATTAAATTTTTATCGAGTTTTTTTAATATAGAAAATCTTCATCAAACTAATATTATTACGCTTTTTTTGTTCATAGGAGTTATTGGTAAATCAGCTCAATTACCACTACATACATGGTTATCTGATGCTATGGTTGGTCCTACTCCTGTATCAGCTTTAATACATGCAGCAACTATGGTGACAGCTGGTGTTTACTTAATAGCAAGAACGTATTTTTTATTTCTATTAACTCCAGATATATTATATCTAATAGGTTTTATTGGAACTTTAACAATATTAATTTCTAGTATTACTGCTTTATTTCAATATGATATAAAACGGATTTTAGCATATTCTACTATGAGCCAAATAGGGTATATGTTTTTAGCTTTAGGTGTAAAAGCATGGAGTGCTGCAATTATACACTTAATTGCACATGCTATTTTTAAAGCATTATTATTTTTATCTGCGGGTTCTTTAATTACGTCGTGTAAGAATGAAAAAAATATATTTAAAATGGGTGGTTTGCGAAAAGAATTGCCTTTTTTATATATTAATTTCATAGTAGGAGGAGGATCTTTAGTTTCTTTTCCTTTAATAACGTCTGGTTTTTATAGCAAAGGCAGCATTTTGTTTAGTGTTTTAGAAAATGGTTATAATAATTTATTTTTTGTTGCTTTATTTTGTTCTTTTTTAACAGCTTTATATACATTTAGAATGATTTTTGTTATTTTCCATGGAAATAATACTTATAGAGTAGCTTCTTCTAATACGTATGCACATAATGTTCCATTGTTAATTCTTTTAATTTTTTCTACCGTACTAGGTTCATATATATCACCACCATTATTGAATGTATTTCCTGTTTCTAATCTATTAAATCATGATAAATTTATATTTGAAATAGTATGTAGTATATTATCTATCTCTGGAATATATTTGTCTTATTATTTTTGGATTAAAAAACTGTATTGTATTAATCAAATATTTAAATATAAATTTATGCAAAATATATATTATTTTATTTTTAAAGGATTTGGTTTTGATTCATTTTATAATATATTTTTTGTAAATTTTTATTTATATATATGTAAAATAGTATCTCATGATCCGATTAATAAAATAATTAATTATTTATCAAAAATAACTCGGATACTTAACCTTTTTTTATTAAGAACGAGCAATGGCTATGTAAGATGGTATATTGCTTCTATGATATTAGGTATTACTTCTATTTTTATATTGATTTTATTTTTTAATGTAATTTAA